Within the Pseudomonas fulva genome, the region TCCGCACAGCCTGATCGCCCACGCCGCGCCTGGCAGTCTTTGCGGCGACCTCGCCGGGCAACGCTTCGACCTCGCCGTGGTGGTCGATTGCCTGGAGCACCTGCAGCGAAAGGAAGGCCTGCAGTTGCTCGGCGGCATTCGCAACCTCAATGCCAGCCGCATGGCGGTGCTGGTCGACCTGCCCGCCTGTGGCTGGAAGGACACCGACTTCTTTGCCCTGGCACTGCAGGTCAGCGAGCGTTTCGCGCGCGACGAGCAGGTGCTCAGCCTGTTCACCTACGATTTGCTCGAATACAAACAGGCGCCCGACTGGCTGAACGCCAAGTTCTGGGCCAACCCGGAAAATTTTGGCAAGTACTGGTGGTAAGCATGAAGCCTGACGCGACCCCAAGCGGCTGCCCGTGCGGCAGCGGCGACCCGCTGGCCGCCTGCTGCGGGCGCTATCACGACGGCGCCGCCGCGCCCTGCGCCCTGAGCCTGAT harbors:
- a CDS encoding DUF6231 family protein produces the protein MSQITSARTPQQSLAALLQRYAPARLLLVSASEQPAVRAFEQAHPHSLIAHAAPGSLCGDLAGQRFDLAVVVDCLEHLQRKEGLQLLGGIRNLNASRMAVLVDLPACGWKDTDFFALALQVSERFARDEQVLSLFTYDLLEYKQAPDWLNAKFWANPENFGKYWW